Proteins encoded in a region of the Populus nigra chromosome 3, ddPopNigr1.1, whole genome shotgun sequence genome:
- the LOC133687766 gene encoding glutamate receptor 2.8-like, translating into MIMKKYSLNPVLSFFFFLSLMILFLEMGVAQNTTSTIPVNVGVVLDLASLEANIALSCINMALSDFYASHGDYKTRLVLNTRDSKKDVIGAAAAALDLIKNVEVQAILGPKTSMQANFVIDLGEKAQVPIISFSATSPSLTSIRSSYFLRATQNDSAQVNAISAIVQAFGWREAVPIYIDNEYGEGIIPYLIDALQEVDARVPYRSVISPSATDDQIVEELYRLMTMQTRVFIVHMYRSLGTRLFTKAKEIGMMSEGYVWIMTDGLSVDFLSSPNHSVTDTIQGVLGIKPYVPRTKELEYFRARWKRKFLRDNPNKIDAELNIYGLLAYDAATALALAVEKAGTTNFGFQKANVSSNSSTDLATLGISLNGPNIVQALSTTSFKGLTGDYLFVDGQLQSSAFQIVNVNGNGGRGIGFWTPTEGLVKKFNPRINKRTNSTSTSRVSTVIFPGDTTAVPKGWEIPTNEKKLKIGVPLKAGFSELVAVTKDPGSNTTTFTGFCIDVFDAVVKALPYALPYEYIPFANSDGEPAGTYNDLAYQVYLKNYDAVVGDITIVYNRSLYIDYTLPFTESGVSMIVPIADNNSKNAWVFMKPLTRDLWVTSFVFFVFIGFVVWVLEHRINDDFRGSASDQAGTSFWFSFSTMVFAQRERVVSNLSRAVIIIWCFVVLILTQSYTASLASLLTVEQLQPTVTDVSELIKKGEYVGYQKGSFVLGLLLDLGFDKSKLMVYNSAEECHHLFSKGSGNGGIAAAFDELAFIKLILSRYCSKYTMIDPKFKTGGFGFVFPKGSPLVPDISRAILNVTEGDEMKQIEGAWFGKKSTCPDSSPSISSNSLSLKSFWGLFLIAGLAALLALIIFVVMFVYRERNVLRSSDSTASIWSRIENFFRIFIQRDSTSSTFRQSDLKDRNGISLPPMCAPSPSDYSVHTEYPANRSSASYDSSPNREAPQEVV; encoded by the exons ATGATCATGAAAAAATACTCTTTAAATCCTGttctatctttctttttcttcctttctttgatgattttgttCTTAGAAATGGGGGTGGCCCAGAACACAACATCTACAATCCCAGTGAATGTAGGAGTGGTTCTTGACTTGGCTTCTTTGGAGGCCAATATTGCTTTGAGCTGCATCAACATGGCCCTTTCAGACTTCTATGCCTCTCATGGTGACTACAAAACTAGACTGGTCCTCAACACCAGGGACTCAAAGAAAGATGTTATTGGTGCAGCTGCTGCAG CCCTGGACTTGATAAAAAATGTGGAAGTGCAAGCAATCTTAGGCCCAAAAACATCAATGCAAGCCAATTTTGTTATTGATCTTGGAGAAAAAGCTCAGGTGccaattatttctttttctgcaaCGAGTCCTTCTCTTACTTCCATCAGGAGTTCATATTTCTTGCGAGCAACACAAAATGATTCAGCTCAAGTGAATGCCATAAGTGCTATAGTTCAAGCCTTTGGATGGAGAGAAGCGGTGCCCATCTACATTGACAACGAATATGGAGAGGGAATCATACCTTATTTAATTGATGCTCTGCAAGAAGTTGATGCTCGAGTACCCTACCGGAGTGTCATTTCTCCATCGGCCACTGATGATCAAATTGTTGAGGAGCTTTATAGGTTGATGACAATGCAAACTAGAGTTTTCATTGTGCATATGTATCGCTCTCTAGGCACTCGGCTTTTCACCAAAGCAAAAGAGATTGGAATGATGAGTGAAGGCTATGTTTGGATCATGACTGACGGTCTGAGTGTTGATTTCTTGAGTTCACCAAATCATTCTGTCACCGATACTATCCAAGGAGTATTGGGTATTAAACCTTACGTTCCAAGAACAAAAGAGCTTGAATATTTTCGAGCTCGGTGGAAAAGGAAATTCCTACGAGATAATCCAAATAAAATTGATGCTGAGTTGAACATTTATGGACTACTGGCCTATGATGCCGCTACAGCATTGGCCTTGGCAGTTGAGAAAGCCGGCACTACAAATTTTGGCTTCCAAAAGGCAAATGTTTCTAGCAACTCATCAACAGATCTTGCAACTCTTGGCATCTCTTTAAATGGTCCAAACATTGTTCAAGCTTTATCGACCACTAGTTTCAAAGGCCTTACAGGAGATTACCTTTTTGTTGATGGGCAGTTGCAATCGTCAGCTTTTCAGATAGTTAATGTGAACGGAAATGGAGGAAGAGGGATTGGATTTTGGACGCCAACAGAAGGACTTGTGAAAAAATTCAATCCGAGAATAAATAAACGTACGAATTCAACTTCTACTTCCAGAGTTTCAACTGTAATTTTTCCTGGGGATACAACTGCGGTTCCCAAGGGTTGGGAGATTCCCACAAACGAGAAGAAGTTGAAAATAGGAGTGCCTCTGAAGGCTGGCTTCAGTGAGTTAGTAGCTGTCACAAAAGATCCTGGTTCCAACACCACAACATTCACCGGATTCTGCATAGATGTTTTTGATGCTGTAGTCAAAGCATTGCCTTATGCTTTGCCTTATGAGTACATCCCCTTTGCCAACTCTGATGGCGAACCTGCTGGAACTTACAACGATCTGGCCTATCAAGTGTACTTGAAG AATTATGATGCCGTGGTTGGAGACATAACTATTGTCTACAACAGGTCCTTGTACATCGACTATACCCTGCCTTTCACAGAAAGTGGTGTCTCCATGATTGTTCCGATTGCAGACAACAACAGCAAAAATGCTTGGGTCTTCATGAAACCTTTGACACGGGACCTTTGGGTGAccagttttgtgttttttgttttcattggaTTTGTGGTCTGGGTTCTTGAGCACAGAATAAATGATGATTTTCGAGGGTCAGCTTCAGATCAAGCTGGCACTAGTTTCTGGTTTTCCTTCTCAACTATGGTTTTTGCACAAC GGGAGAGAGTGGTTAGCAACTTGTCTAGGGCGGTGATAATCATCTGGTGTTTTGTTGTGTTGATCCTCACGCAGAGTTACACAGCCAGTTTAGCAAGCCTACTTACCGTCGAGCAGCTGCAGCCTACAGTTACTGATGTGAGTGAGCTCATTAAGAAAGGAGAGTATGTGGGCTACCAGAAGGGTTCTTTTGTTCTAGGACTCTTGTTAGACTTGGGGTTCGACAAGTCCAAGCTCATGGTGTATAATTCTGCAGAAGAATGCCACCATCTTTTCTCCAAAGGAAGTGGAAATGGTGGTATTGCCGCAGCTTTCGACGAACTGGCATTTATAAAGCTCATTCTGTCAAGATATTGCTCCAAATACACCATGATTGATCCTAAATTTAAAACCGGCGGTTTTGGCTTT GTCTTCCCTAAAGGTTCTCCTCTAGTGCCTGATATATCGAGGGCAATTTTAAATGTGACCGAGGGAGATGAAATGAAGCAAATCGAGGGTGCATGGTTTGGCAAAAAAAGCACTTGTCCAGATTCCAGCCCCTCAATTTCATCTAATAGCCTTAGTCTCAAGAGTTTCTGGGGGTTATTTTTAATTGCAGGACTAGCTGCATTGTTAGCTCTCATTATCTTCGTAGTCATGTTTGTTTACCGAGAAAGAAACGTCTTGAGGTCCTCTGATTCCACAGCTTCAATATGGAGTAGAATTGAAAACTTCTTTAGAATTTTCATTCAAAGGGACTCGACATCCAGTACTTTCAGACAAAGTGATCTGAAAGATAGAAATGGCATCAGTCTGCCACCTATGTGTGCGCCAAGCCCATCAGACTATTCAGTCCACACGGAATATCCTGCCAATCGATCTTCTGCAAGCTATGATTCTAGTCCAAATAGGGAAGCACCTCAAGAGGTAGTATAG
- the LOC133688587 gene encoding uncharacterized protein At1g32220, chloroplastic-like isoform X4 — translation MNSLTSRLIHSRTSLSKLYTMAVSSYGRYLSTDSNKVDEPFKVEEAETLNVPPPPTEKLLVLGGNGFVGSHICKEAVDRGLTVASLSRSGRPSIQESWVNNVIWHQGNLLSSDSWMEALNGFTSVISCVGGFGSQSYMYKINGTANINAIRAASEKGVKRFVYISAADFGLVNYLLQGYYEGKKAAETELLTKFAYGGVVLRPGFIYGTRNVGSVKLPLGVIGSPLEMVLQHAKPLKQLPLVGPLFTPPVNVTAVVKVAVRAATDPVFPPGTVDVYGILRYSQQQRAT, via the exons ATGAATTCTCTTACTTCACGTTTGATCCATTCAAGAACTTCACTCTCCAAATTATA TACAATGGCTGTATCAAGTTATGGGAGATATTTATCTACTGATTCGAATAAGGTTGATGAACCCTTTAAAGTTGAGGAGGCTGAGACATTGAATGTACCTCCACCACCAACAGAGAAG TTGCTTGTATTGGGTGGAAATGGATTTGTTGGCTCTCACATCTGCAAAGAAGCTGTAGACCGTGGCTTAACAGTTGCTAGCCTCAGCAG GTCTGGCAGGCCATCAATACAGGAATCATGGGTTAACAACGTGATCTGGCATCAAG GAAACCTACTATCATCTGATTCGTGGATGGAAGCCTTAAATGGGTTCACCTCTGTT ATTTCTTGTGTTGGTGGTTTTGGCTCGCAATCTTATATGTATAAGATTAATGGAACTGCAAATATAAATGCAATTAGAGCTGCTTCAGAAAAAG GTGTAAAAAGATTTGTTTACATCTCTGCTGCTGACTTTGGCTTGGTCAATTACTTGCTGCAAGGTTATTACGAGGGAAAG AAGGCTGCTGAAACAGAGTTGTTGACCAAGTTTGCATATGgag GAGTGGTTCTCCGGCCTGGGTTTATTTATGGAACTCGCAATGTTGGAAGTGTGAAGTTACCTCTTGGTGTAATTGGTTCTCCGTTGGAGATG GTTCTCCAACATGCAAAACCACTTAAACAGCTTCCCCTCGTTGGACCCTTGTTCACTCCCCCTGTCAATGTTACTGCCGTGGTGAAAGTTGCAGTAAGGGCAGCAACTGATCCAGTTTTCCCTCCCGGCACTGTGGATGTTTATGGAATACTGCGTTATAGCCAGCAGCAAAGAGCAACATAG
- the LOC133688587 gene encoding uncharacterized protein At1g32220, chloroplastic-like isoform X1 → MNSLTSRLIHSRTSLSKLYTMAVSSYGRYLSTDSNKVDEPFKVEEAETLNVPPPPTEKLLVLGGNGFVGSHICKEAVDRGLTVASLSRSGRPSIQESWVNNVIWHQGNLLSSDSWMEALNGFTSVVCDLLTIHPNNILFLCARVCAMISCVGGFGSQSYMYKINGTANINAIRAASEKGVKRFVYISAADFGLVNYLLQGYYEGKKAAETELLTKFAYGGVVLRPGFIYGTRNVGSVKLPLGVIGSPLEMVLQHAKPLKQLPLVGPLFTPPVNVTAVVKVAVRAATDPVFPPGTVDVYGILRYSQQQRAT, encoded by the exons ATGAATTCTCTTACTTCACGTTTGATCCATTCAAGAACTTCACTCTCCAAATTATA TACAATGGCTGTATCAAGTTATGGGAGATATTTATCTACTGATTCGAATAAGGTTGATGAACCCTTTAAAGTTGAGGAGGCTGAGACATTGAATGTACCTCCACCACCAACAGAGAAG TTGCTTGTATTGGGTGGAAATGGATTTGTTGGCTCTCACATCTGCAAAGAAGCTGTAGACCGTGGCTTAACAGTTGCTAGCCTCAGCAG GTCTGGCAGGCCATCAATACAGGAATCATGGGTTAACAACGTGATCTGGCATCAAG GAAACCTACTATCATCTGATTCGTGGATGGAAGCCTTAAATGGGTTCACCTCTGTTGTATGTGATCTCCTCACTATCCACCCaaataacattttgtttttgtgtgcCCGCGTGTGTGCAATG ATTTCTTGTGTTGGTGGTTTTGGCTCGCAATCTTATATGTATAAGATTAATGGAACTGCAAATATAAATGCAATTAGAGCTGCTTCAGAAAAAG GTGTAAAAAGATTTGTTTACATCTCTGCTGCTGACTTTGGCTTGGTCAATTACTTGCTGCAAGGTTATTACGAGGGAAAG AAGGCTGCTGAAACAGAGTTGTTGACCAAGTTTGCATATGgag GAGTGGTTCTCCGGCCTGGGTTTATTTATGGAACTCGCAATGTTGGAAGTGTGAAGTTACCTCTTGGTGTAATTGGTTCTCCGTTGGAGATG GTTCTCCAACATGCAAAACCACTTAAACAGCTTCCCCTCGTTGGACCCTTGTTCACTCCCCCTGTCAATGTTACTGCCGTGGTGAAAGTTGCAGTAAGGGCAGCAACTGATCCAGTTTTCCCTCCCGGCACTGTGGATGTTTATGGAATACTGCGTTATAGCCAGCAGCAAAGAGCAACATAG
- the LOC133688587 gene encoding uncharacterized protein At1g32220, chloroplastic-like isoform X3: MAVSSYGRYLSTDSNKVDEPFKVEEAETLNVPPPPTEKLLVLGGNGFVGSHICKEAVDRGLTVASLSRSGRPSIQESWVNNVIWHQGNLLSSDSWMEALNGFTSVVCDLLTIHPNNILFLCARVCAMISCVGGFGSQSYMYKINGTANINAIRAASEKGVKRFVYISAADFGLVNYLLQGYYEGKKAAETELLTKFAYGGVVLRPGFIYGTRNVGSVKLPLGVIGSPLEMVLQHAKPLKQLPLVGPLFTPPVNVTAVVKVAVRAATDPVFPPGTVDVYGILRYSQQQRAT, from the exons ATGGCTGTATCAAGTTATGGGAGATATTTATCTACTGATTCGAATAAGGTTGATGAACCCTTTAAAGTTGAGGAGGCTGAGACATTGAATGTACCTCCACCACCAACAGAGAAG TTGCTTGTATTGGGTGGAAATGGATTTGTTGGCTCTCACATCTGCAAAGAAGCTGTAGACCGTGGCTTAACAGTTGCTAGCCTCAGCAG GTCTGGCAGGCCATCAATACAGGAATCATGGGTTAACAACGTGATCTGGCATCAAG GAAACCTACTATCATCTGATTCGTGGATGGAAGCCTTAAATGGGTTCACCTCTGTTGTATGTGATCTCCTCACTATCCACCCaaataacattttgtttttgtgtgcCCGCGTGTGTGCAATG ATTTCTTGTGTTGGTGGTTTTGGCTCGCAATCTTATATGTATAAGATTAATGGAACTGCAAATATAAATGCAATTAGAGCTGCTTCAGAAAAAG GTGTAAAAAGATTTGTTTACATCTCTGCTGCTGACTTTGGCTTGGTCAATTACTTGCTGCAAGGTTATTACGAGGGAAAG AAGGCTGCTGAAACAGAGTTGTTGACCAAGTTTGCATATGgag GAGTGGTTCTCCGGCCTGGGTTTATTTATGGAACTCGCAATGTTGGAAGTGTGAAGTTACCTCTTGGTGTAATTGGTTCTCCGTTGGAGATG GTTCTCCAACATGCAAAACCACTTAAACAGCTTCCCCTCGTTGGACCCTTGTTCACTCCCCCTGTCAATGTTACTGCCGTGGTGAAAGTTGCAGTAAGGGCAGCAACTGATCCAGTTTTCCCTCCCGGCACTGTGGATGTTTATGGAATACTGCGTTATAGCCAGCAGCAAAGAGCAACATAG
- the LOC133688587 gene encoding uncharacterized protein At1g32220, chloroplastic-like isoform X5: MNSLTSRLIHSRTSLSKLYTMAVSSYGRYLSTDSNKVDEPFKVEEAETLNVPPPPTEKLLVLGGNGFVGSHICKEAVDRGLTVASLSRSGRPSIQESWVNNVIWHQGNLLSSDSWMEALNGFTSVVCDLLTIHPNNILFLCARVCAMISCVGGFGSQSYMYKINGTANINAIRAASEKGVKRFVYISAADFGLVNYLLQGYYEGKKAAETELLTKFAYGGVVLRPGFIYGTRNVGSVKLPLGVIGSPLEMEHAMILLTRNQVLRSVLLSCHHLHGRNA, translated from the exons ATGAATTCTCTTACTTCACGTTTGATCCATTCAAGAACTTCACTCTCCAAATTATA TACAATGGCTGTATCAAGTTATGGGAGATATTTATCTACTGATTCGAATAAGGTTGATGAACCCTTTAAAGTTGAGGAGGCTGAGACATTGAATGTACCTCCACCACCAACAGAGAAG TTGCTTGTATTGGGTGGAAATGGATTTGTTGGCTCTCACATCTGCAAAGAAGCTGTAGACCGTGGCTTAACAGTTGCTAGCCTCAGCAG GTCTGGCAGGCCATCAATACAGGAATCATGGGTTAACAACGTGATCTGGCATCAAG GAAACCTACTATCATCTGATTCGTGGATGGAAGCCTTAAATGGGTTCACCTCTGTTGTATGTGATCTCCTCACTATCCACCCaaataacattttgtttttgtgtgcCCGCGTGTGTGCAATG ATTTCTTGTGTTGGTGGTTTTGGCTCGCAATCTTATATGTATAAGATTAATGGAACTGCAAATATAAATGCAATTAGAGCTGCTTCAGAAAAAG GTGTAAAAAGATTTGTTTACATCTCTGCTGCTGACTTTGGCTTGGTCAATTACTTGCTGCAAGGTTATTACGAGGGAAAG AAGGCTGCTGAAACAGAGTTGTTGACCAAGTTTGCATATGgag GAGTGGTTCTCCGGCCTGGGTTTATTTATGGAACTCGCAATGTTGGAAGTGTGAAGTTACCTCTTGGTGTAATTGGTTCTCCGTTGGAGATG GAGCATGCTATGATTCTGCTCACCAGAAATCAAGTTTTGAGGAGTGTTCTGTTGTCGTGTCATCATTTACATGGGAGAAATGCTTGA
- the LOC133688587 gene encoding uncharacterized protein At1g32220, chloroplastic-like isoform X6, which produces MNSLTSRLIHSRTSLSKLYTMAVSSYGRYLSTDSNKVDEPFKVEEAETLNVPPPPTEKLLVLGGNGFVGSHICKEAVDRGLTVASLSRSGRPSIQESWVNNVIWHQGNLLSSDSWMEALNGFTSVVCDLLTIHPNNILFLCARVCAMISCVGGFGSQSYMYKINGTANINAIRAASEKGVKRFVYISAADFGLVNYLLQGYYEGKKAAETELLTKFAYGGVVLRPGFIYGTRNVGSVKLPLGVIGSPLEMVL; this is translated from the exons ATGAATTCTCTTACTTCACGTTTGATCCATTCAAGAACTTCACTCTCCAAATTATA TACAATGGCTGTATCAAGTTATGGGAGATATTTATCTACTGATTCGAATAAGGTTGATGAACCCTTTAAAGTTGAGGAGGCTGAGACATTGAATGTACCTCCACCACCAACAGAGAAG TTGCTTGTATTGGGTGGAAATGGATTTGTTGGCTCTCACATCTGCAAAGAAGCTGTAGACCGTGGCTTAACAGTTGCTAGCCTCAGCAG GTCTGGCAGGCCATCAATACAGGAATCATGGGTTAACAACGTGATCTGGCATCAAG GAAACCTACTATCATCTGATTCGTGGATGGAAGCCTTAAATGGGTTCACCTCTGTTGTATGTGATCTCCTCACTATCCACCCaaataacattttgtttttgtgtgcCCGCGTGTGTGCAATG ATTTCTTGTGTTGGTGGTTTTGGCTCGCAATCTTATATGTATAAGATTAATGGAACTGCAAATATAAATGCAATTAGAGCTGCTTCAGAAAAAG GTGTAAAAAGATTTGTTTACATCTCTGCTGCTGACTTTGGCTTGGTCAATTACTTGCTGCAAGGTTATTACGAGGGAAAG AAGGCTGCTGAAACAGAGTTGTTGACCAAGTTTGCATATGgag GAGTGGTTCTCCGGCCTGGGTTTATTTATGGAACTCGCAATGTTGGAAGTGTGAAGTTACCTCTTGGTGTAATTGGTTCTCCGTTGGAGATG